GATTAAACTTGCTAAAGCAATCTGTATACCAAGCATAAATGCTTAGGTCTTAGACCTAAAGGATTTCTTGATAAGCAAGGGCACTTGCAAGGTCGTTATTGACTTTCTGTTTATTGCCCCTACCCTTTATTGCGATTCAAGCAATCAATTTGCGTTACCCTCGTGATTCTAGAATTTCAAGCACCCGCTCCAAATCTGCGGGCACATCAACCCCAATCAACGAATGCTCTGTCTCAACGACGCGGATGCGGATACCGTGTTCAAGGAAGCGTAGCTGCTCAAGTCCTTCGGCGCTCTCATACGGCGTTCTCTCCCATTGAGTAAACTCAAGGAGCCGCTCTCGACGGTAAGCGTACAGCCCCACATGTCGATAGTTTGGGTGAACTTGTAGCCAATGATTTGAGAGATTGCCGGGGATTGATGCTCTGGAAAAATATAACGCAAAGCCCTGGAGGTCAGTCACAACTTTAACGACATTGGGGTCTCGATAATCCGCATCATTTTCGACTCGTTGCTTCAATGTGCTAACTTCCACGCTGGGGTCATCGAGAAACGGTTGAATCATCTGATCGATAACCACCGGCTCCAGCAACGGTTCGTCGCCCTGAATGTTCGCCACGACATCGCAATCGAGTGTTTCAGCGACAATCGCAACCCTTTCAGTGCCTGTGGGACAGTCTGGTGATGTCATAACCACCTGTCCACCGAAGCCGACAACCGCATCGTAGATTCGCTTATCATCGGTTGCGACGATGACAGCATCCAGCGTTTTGGCACGTGCCGCTCGCTCATAGACTTGCTGCACCATCGGTTTGCCGAGGATGTCCACCAACGCCTTGCCCTGAAACCGACTTGACGCATAGCGAGCGGGAATAACTCCAACGATTTTCACGGCTCTGAATTCTCCTTGGCGTTTACGTGACTCAGGGTCTACCGCTAAAGGCTCATTTCTAATTTGAATAAAACTTTATCACAGGTTGGCTATTTGTGCAACGAAAAACATTAGAAATTTCAGGGTAGAGAAGCCTTTACCACGGATGATTGATATGCTATAATACAGTGATCTAACTATTAGCCCTGAAATCCCTGCCAGAAAGGTCAGCCATGGGCATACAGTTTTTCGTTGTTTTTGTACTCTCAATCGCTTTTTTATCAATGGGTGTCACAGGCTGGCAAGGCTTTGTTTCGGTTTCGTGGGGCGATGGGATGCCTAAATTAGATTTTACAGCGAACTATTTTGCTATCCTCCAATGCTTCCTTAGTTTTCTACTGTTTCTGATTAGCCTATATCTGATGGGGTTCTTTCTCTATCTTGAAGAACGAGAAAGTGGTCGGATCATGAAAAACATCAAAAGCTACGTAAAACTGAGGGAATATCTTGAATTGAGAGGACGTCCGAAAGAGTAGAGAACGTTATGCTTAAAAATGACCTCCTCCTTCGCGCCGCTCGACGCCTACCGGTAGAACGGGTTCCGGTATGGATGATGCGTCAAGCCGGTCGTTCAGATCCGGCGTATCGTGCACTCAGAGAAAAAATCGATCTCCCGTTAGAGCGGTTATTTCGGACGATACCATGCCCAGCCAGCAATCAAGAGATTGAATGGGCGATTGAAATTTCTCTCTTACCCAAGCGCATCGGGGTTGATGCAATCATTGTGTACAAAGACATTCTCACGCCGCTTTGCCCGATGGGCGTACACTTCCGATTTGACCCCGGTCCCGTCTTAGATTCTTCTATTCGGACCCAATCCCAGATCGAGGCACTACAACCCCTCGATAATCCTGCTTCACAAATGGCGTTTACCGGGAAAATTATCAGCGGACTGCGTGGGGCGTTAGAGGGAGAATTGCCGTTGATTGGTTTCGCAGGATCGCCGTTGACCCTCGCTTTTTTTATGGTTGCAGGGACCAGCCCGATGGCAGCGGGCGGAGGCGTTTCAAACGCTGCACGTCCCGTTTTTCAGATGATGGACGAAGAACCGGAGCTATTTCACGAACTGCTGCAGCGTTTAACGCAGATGACGATTCATTATCTCAACTACCAAATTTCGGCGGGCGCGCAGGTTGTCCAGCTGTTTGAATCCATCGCTGATCAGATCGATCGACCGAGATATGAAACCTTTGTCCAACCGTATCACAAACAGATCTTTGCGGCATTAGATCCGAGCACACCTTCCATCCTGTTTGCCAAAGAGTGTTCCTACCTCTCGCTGATGCTGAATAGTGGTGCTGACGTTTTGAGTGTCGGAAAGTGTGTCGATTTGT
The nucleotide sequence above comes from Candidatus Poribacteria bacterium. Encoded proteins:
- the kdsB gene encoding 3-deoxy-manno-octulosonate cytidylyltransferase; its protein translation is MKIVGVIPARYASSRFQGKALVDILGKPMVQQVYERAARAKTLDAVIVATDDKRIYDAVVGFGGQVVMTSPDCPTGTERVAIVAETLDCDVVANIQGDEPLLEPVVIDQMIQPFLDDPSVEVSTLKQRVENDADYRDPNVVKVVTDLQGFALYFSRASIPGNLSNHWLQVHPNYRHVGLYAYRRERLLEFTQWERTPYESAEGLEQLRFLEHGIRIRVVETEHSLIGVDVPADLERVLEILESRG
- a CDS encoding uroporphyrinogen decarboxylase; translated protein: MLKNDLLLRAARRLPVERVPVWMMRQAGRSDPAYRALREKIDLPLERLFRTIPCPASNQEIEWAIEISLLPKRIGVDAIIVYKDILTPLCPMGVHFRFDPGPVLDSSIRTQSQIEALQPLDNPASQMAFTGKIISGLRGALEGELPLIGFAGSPLTLAFFMVAGTSPMAAGGGVSNAARPVFQMMDEEPELFHELLQRLTQMTIHYLNYQISAGAQVVQLFESIADQIDRPRYETFVQPYHKQIFAALDPSTPSILFAKECSYLSLMLNSGADVLSVGKCVDLSIAQKEAKGRVAFQGNVDNAILRDGTCDDITTAVNNCLQAGGKVGHILNLSHGLHRDTPFENVQHFVKVAKEAQN